A segment of the Aridibaculum aurantiacum genome:
ATTGGCTTCCAACAAAATACTCCTTGAAGGTGTAAGGCAGCAGGATACCGTATACATGGTGATCGATAGCCTGAAGCATGTACGGGGGAAGGAGCATCAGTAAGTTATACGCATCTAAATGAAAGGCAACTAGTTTATAGCTGGATGTGACATATAACTTTATCTACCTAAATGTGTAACTGCTGAAGCGGTTGATATAGTACAAGTGTGCGACGCAACCGGAGTTTAATAAAGTACTGATGCTGGTTACATACCTATCTATTTAACCGAAGGTTCGCTCTTTCCATTAACCTTTTCGCCAGCATTATATCCTTATTTTTGCACCGGAACTTTTATTGATTGCTGCCAGTTGTTCAACCCTACTTCAGCCAGATTTATGGCAGCAGTTTTATGTATTTGCACCTGGTTATAGGTGCGTTTTTTTAATCAGAAGAATAATAGAAGTATAGCATGAGTAGATTAATTATCATCTCTAACCGATTACCTTTTTCGCTTGATACAAGTGGTAAAGAAGCAGTGATCAGGCAAAGTTCGGGTGGGCTGGTTTCGGCATTGAAAGGATATTTTGAGCAAGTAAGCGATAATCAATTCAATGAGAAGATCTGGCTGGGAAGCTGTGACTTTTCGGAAGAAGATTGGAATGAAAACAAAGACAGGTTGCAGGGATCTGATTTTACTGTTGAGCCTGTTTTTATGGATAGTGAAGTTTACAGTAAATACTACAATGGGTTTTCTAATTCTACTATCTGGCCGCTGTTTCATTATTTTCCTTCGCTCACTCAATACGAGAAAGACCAGTTTGATGCATACCAAGAGGTAAATAAAATATTTGCTGAGAAGGTGTGTGGTATCATGCAGCCGGGCGATGTGGTTTGGGTGCATGATTACCAATTGATGCTGATGCCGCATCTTATTCGTAAGCGTCATCCTGAAGCTACCATCGGGTTTTTCTTGCACATTCCTTTTCCATCGTACGAGGTGTGCAGGCTGCTGCCTTCTGATTGGAAGCGTGCAATACTAAAAGGCTTACTGGGTGCTGATCTTCTTGGATTTCATACATATGATTATGCGCAGTATTTTATACAGACAGCTAAAATGGTGTTGGGTATAGATAATCATTACAACACGCTGCAATACAACAACAGGACGATCAAAGCTGATTTGTTCCCTATTGGTATAGATTATAATCGTTTCAAGCAGGCAGCATCTGAAGAAGCTGTAATGAATTACAGGGAAGAACTTCAAAAGAACTTTGAAGGCAAGAAGATCATATTTTCAGTAGACAGGCTTGACTATACAAAAGGCCTTACTTATCGCTTGCAGGGTTATGAGAACTTTTTAGAACGTTATCCTGAATGGCGTGAAAAAGTCATCTTCATTTTCAACGTGGTTCCATCTAGAGATAATATTCCAACTTATTTTGAAAGAAAGCGGATGGTGGAAGAAAAGGTAAGTACCATCAATGGTAAGTACTCAACCATTCACTGGCAGCCACTTATATATAGGTATAATCATCTTGACTTTCATGAGCTGTGCGGGCTTTACCAGGCAGCTGACGTAGCATTGATAACTCCATTAAGAGATGGTATGAATTTGGTAGCTAAGGAGTACGTCGCCAGTTGCAGTGACAAAGGAGTATTGATTTTGAGTGAATTAACTGGTGCAGCAAGTGAATTAAATGAAGCTTGCCTGGTTAATCCAACAGATAGTGAAGAGATGGCTGATGCCATAGCTTCATCGCTCCAGATGCCGCTGGATGAGCAACAGGAAAGAATGAGTGTAATGCAACGCCGTCTGGCAGATTATGATGTAGTACACTGGGTAAATGACTTTTTAGAACAGCTCACTAGTGTGAAAAAAGAGCAAGAGAAACTCAAGGTGAAACTTATGGATCAACAGACTATTAAAAAGATAAGGCAGGATTATGCCAATGCTGGCAACAGGCTCATCCTGCTTGATTATGATGGAACGCTTTCACCGTTTGCAAAACTTCCATCGCAGGCTGCACCCAGCAATCCTGTGTTAGCATTTTTGAAAGAACTATCCGCAGATGAAAGAAATAATGTGGTAATTATTAGCGGACGTGATGCAAATACATTAGAGCGTTGGCTGGGGCATCTTCCGTTATCTTTCGTAGCAGAGCATGGTGTTTTCATAAAACATAAAGAAGGAAACTGGAAGGCGCAAACTACGCTTTCAACTGAATGGAAAGAGGAGATAAGGCCGATGTTGCAATCGTATGTTACACGCTGTGCAGGGTCGCTGATAGAAGAAAAGGAAAATACACTTACCTGGCATTACAGGAATACACACCCGGGATTAGGATTTGTTCGCAGCCGCGAGTTGCTAAACAACCTGCTTCAATTAACAGCCAATACACCTATCCAGGTTATCGATGGAAATAAGGTGCTGGAGGTAAGACAGACGGGTGTAGATAAAGGCATAACTGCACTTAAAATGCTCAATCACTTCAATCCAGAATTCACGCTTTGCTTAGGCGATGATACTACGGATGAGGATATGTTCAAGACGCTGGATGGAAAAGGCGTAACTGTTAAAATAGGTACAGGTGCTAC
Coding sequences within it:
- a CDS encoding bifunctional alpha,alpha-trehalose-phosphate synthase (UDP-forming)/trehalose-phosphatase; translated protein: MSRLIIISNRLPFSLDTSGKEAVIRQSSGGLVSALKGYFEQVSDNQFNEKIWLGSCDFSEEDWNENKDRLQGSDFTVEPVFMDSEVYSKYYNGFSNSTIWPLFHYFPSLTQYEKDQFDAYQEVNKIFAEKVCGIMQPGDVVWVHDYQLMLMPHLIRKRHPEATIGFFLHIPFPSYEVCRLLPSDWKRAILKGLLGADLLGFHTYDYAQYFIQTAKMVLGIDNHYNTLQYNNRTIKADLFPIGIDYNRFKQAASEEAVMNYREELQKNFEGKKIIFSVDRLDYTKGLTYRLQGYENFLERYPEWREKVIFIFNVVPSRDNIPTYFERKRMVEEKVSTINGKYSTIHWQPLIYRYNHLDFHELCGLYQAADVALITPLRDGMNLVAKEYVASCSDKGVLILSELTGAASELNEACLVNPTDSEEMADAIASSLQMPLDEQQERMSVMQRRLADYDVVHWVNDFLEQLTSVKKEQEKLKVKLMDQQTIKKIRQDYANAGNRLILLDYDGTLSPFAKLPSQAAPSNPVLAFLKELSADERNNVVIISGRDANTLERWLGHLPLSFVAEHGVFIKHKEGNWKAQTTLSTEWKEEIRPMLQSYVTRCAGSLIEEKENTLTWHYRNTHPGLGFVRSRELLNNLLQLTANTPIQVIDGNKVLEVRQTGVDKGITALKMLNHFNPEFTLCLGDDTTDEDMFKTLDGKGVTVKIGTGATAANFNIPTQAEVLPFLQQVTKALDPVQV